The Helianthus annuus cultivar XRQ/B chromosome 16, HanXRQr2.0-SUNRISE, whole genome shotgun sequence genome includes a window with the following:
- the LOC110915459 gene encoding disease resistance protein RUN1-like isoform X3 has product MSRCSTYTQRSGSMMSTCYLLRKRFTSLVGMHLGKIFQLKSMKINHAKLYVMLLVSPYQLEFWVPFSVIKKTSEWKEALSRLKKIPSEETLKVLELSYESLEDDYKEIFLDVACFLRHWKKDDAIRMLESCGFHATNGLRVLEQKSLIKIVGTFRGGFINMHDRVIEMGENIVRREHPDEPERHSRLWVQEEIECVLADNSGSEATRCIIQRITPGISLEGMGNMKKLRCLTVNYTKYKFVSDCVKIDEVLQYFPNSLRYLYWMEYPYWCLPKTFKANNLVALEMSFSKIKQLWEGGKIMKKLKFLNLSNSKELRSLDLGLTPNLERLNLEDCKKLVALVVHGGCLKTLVYLNLSYCDSLKSLSFIEQFESLEVLDIGGLNLKEIPDYIITGHSRNTLLELNLSWNMIEEVPLSIGNLHKLVSLNLYNCSNLKSLPGSICSLQHLRTLNLSYTVTKELPEDLGQLECLEELDLTCTNVKHLPGSICILKHLNTLILWGCKYLEKLPEDVGQLESLGILDLRSCSNLREIPNSICKLKCLKELKLF; this is encoded by the exons ATGAGCAGGTGCTCAACATATACACAGAGAAGTGGATCCATGATGTCAACCTGTTATCTACTGAGGAAGCGATTCACCTCTTTAGTAGGCATGCATTTAGGAAAAATATTCCAACTCAAGAGTATGAAAATCAATCACGCGAAGCTGTACGTTATGCTGCTGGTCTCCCCTTATCAATTAGAGTTTTGGGTTCCCTTCTCCGTGATAAAAAAAACTTCTGAATGGAAAGAGGCACTATCAAGACTTAAAAAAATTCCGTCAGAGGAAACTCTTAAAGTATTGGAACTAAGCTATGAAAGCCTCGAGGATGATTACAAGGAAATATTTCTAGATGTAGCATGCTTCCTTAGACATTGGAAGAAAGACGATGCAATAAGAATGCTTGAAAGCTGTGGATTTCATGCAACAAATGGTCTAAGAGTTCTTGAGCAAAAATCTCTAATCAAAATTGTAGGAACGTTTCGAGGTGGATTCATAAACATGCATGACCGTGTGATAGAAATGGGCGAGAATATCGTACGCCGTGAGCATCCTGATGAGCCCGAGAGACATAGCCGATTATgggttcaagaggaaattgaatgTGTCTTGGCTGATAACTCA GGTAGTGAAGCAACAAGATGTATAATTCAGAGAATCACTCCTGGTATTTCTTTGGAAGGTATGGGAAACATGAAGAAGCTTAGATGCCTTACTGTGAACTATACGAAGTACAAATTTGTTTCTGACTGTGTGAAGATTGACGAAGTTCTTCAGTACTTTCCAAACTCGTTACGGTACCTATATTGGATGGAATACCCTTATTGGTGTTTACCCAAAACATTTAAAGCAAACAATCTTGTAGCACTTGAAATGTCTTTCAGCAAAATCAAACAACTTTGGGAAGGGGGAAAG ATTATGAAAAAGCTCAAATTCCTTAATCTGAGTAATTCAAAAGAGTTAAGGAGCCTTGACCTTGGGCTGACACCCAATCTTGAGAGGTTAAATCTTGAAGATTGTAAGAAATTGGTAGCACTTGTCGTGCACGGTGGATGTCTAAAAACCCTTGTCTATCTAAACCTAAGTTACTGCGATAGTTTGAAGTCTCTATCTTTTATCGAGCAGTTTGAATCTCTTGAAGTTCTTGATATAGGTGGATTAAATCTCAAGGAAATACCGGATTACATAATCACAGGGCACTCCCGCAATACTTTGCTAGAGCTGAATCTTTCATGGAACATGATAGAAGAAGTACCCTTATCAATTGGAAATCTTCATAAGCTTGTCTCTCTAAATCTCTATAATTGCTCTAATCTCAAGAGTCTTCCAGGAAGCATTTGTAGTTTACAACATTTGAGAACTCTTAACCTTTCTTACACTGTCACAAAGGAATTGCCAGAGGACCTTGGCCAACTCGAATGTTTAGAAGAGCTAGATTTAACTTGTACAAATGTTAAACATCTCCCTGGTAGCATTTGTATATTGAAGCATCTCAATACCCTAATTCTTTGGGGATGTAAATATCTTGAGAAGTTACCTGAGGATGTTGGCCAATTAGAATCTTTGGGGATATTAGATCTACGCAGTTGCTCTAATTTAAGAGAAATCCCCAACAGCATTTGTAAGTTGAAATGTCTCAAAGAGTTGAAGCTTTTTTGA
- the LOC110915459 gene encoding disease resistance protein RUN1-like isoform X1 — protein sequence MSRCSTYTQRSGSMMSTCYLLRKRFTSLVGMHLGKIFQLKSMKINHAKLYVMLLVSPYQLEFWVPFSVIKKTSEWKEALSRLKKIPSEETLKVLELSYESLEDDYKEIFLDVACFLRHWKKDDAIRMLESCGFHATNGLRVLEQKSLIKIVGTFRGGFINMHDRVIEMGENIVRREHPDEPERHSRLWVQEEIECVLADNSVIIHFLVIMVGDETHNFFVSYNTYFMILVLELQGSEATRCIIQRITPGISLEGMGNMKKLRCLTVNYTKYKFVSDCVKIDEVLQYFPNSLRYLYWMEYPYWCLPKTFKANNLVALEMSFSKIKQLWEGGKIMKKLKFLNLSNSKELRSLDLGLTPNLERLNLEDCKKLVALVVHGGCLKTLVYLNLSYCDSLKSLSFIEQFESLEVLDIGGLNLKEIPDYIITGHSRNTLLELNLSWNMIEEVPLSIGNLHKLVSLNLYNCSNLKSLPGSICSLQHLRTLNLSYTVTKELPEDLGQLECLEELDLTCTNVKHLPGSICILKHLNTLILWGCKYLEKLPEDVGQLESLGILDLRSCSNLREIPNSICKLKCLKELKLF from the exons ATGAGCAGGTGCTCAACATATACACAGAGAAGTGGATCCATGATGTCAACCTGTTATCTACTGAGGAAGCGATTCACCTCTTTAGTAGGCATGCATTTAGGAAAAATATTCCAACTCAAGAGTATGAAAATCAATCACGCGAAGCTGTACGTTATGCTGCTGGTCTCCCCTTATCAATTAGAGTTTTGGGTTCCCTTCTCCGTGATAAAAAAAACTTCTGAATGGAAAGAGGCACTATCAAGACTTAAAAAAATTCCGTCAGAGGAAACTCTTAAAGTATTGGAACTAAGCTATGAAAGCCTCGAGGATGATTACAAGGAAATATTTCTAGATGTAGCATGCTTCCTTAGACATTGGAAGAAAGACGATGCAATAAGAATGCTTGAAAGCTGTGGATTTCATGCAACAAATGGTCTAAGAGTTCTTGAGCAAAAATCTCTAATCAAAATTGTAGGAACGTTTCGAGGTGGATTCATAAACATGCATGACCGTGTGATAGAAATGGGCGAGAATATCGTACGCCGTGAGCATCCTGATGAGCCCGAGAGACATAGCCGATTATgggttcaagaggaaattgaatgTGTCTTGGCTGATAACTCAGTAATAATCCATTTTCTTGTAATTATGGTGGGAGATGAAACTCACAATTTTTTCGTTAGCTATAACACATATTTTATGATCCTTGTTCTTGAATTACAGGGTAGTGAAGCAACAAGATGTATAATTCAGAGAATCACTCCTGGTATTTCTTTGGAAGGTATGGGAAACATGAAGAAGCTTAGATGCCTTACTGTGAACTATACGAAGTACAAATTTGTTTCTGACTGTGTGAAGATTGACGAAGTTCTTCAGTACTTTCCAAACTCGTTACGGTACCTATATTGGATGGAATACCCTTATTGGTGTTTACCCAAAACATTTAAAGCAAACAATCTTGTAGCACTTGAAATGTCTTTCAGCAAAATCAAACAACTTTGGGAAGGGGGAAAG ATTATGAAAAAGCTCAAATTCCTTAATCTGAGTAATTCAAAAGAGTTAAGGAGCCTTGACCTTGGGCTGACACCCAATCTTGAGAGGTTAAATCTTGAAGATTGTAAGAAATTGGTAGCACTTGTCGTGCACGGTGGATGTCTAAAAACCCTTGTCTATCTAAACCTAAGTTACTGCGATAGTTTGAAGTCTCTATCTTTTATCGAGCAGTTTGAATCTCTTGAAGTTCTTGATATAGGTGGATTAAATCTCAAGGAAATACCGGATTACATAATCACAGGGCACTCCCGCAATACTTTGCTAGAGCTGAATCTTTCATGGAACATGATAGAAGAAGTACCCTTATCAATTGGAAATCTTCATAAGCTTGTCTCTCTAAATCTCTATAATTGCTCTAATCTCAAGAGTCTTCCAGGAAGCATTTGTAGTTTACAACATTTGAGAACTCTTAACCTTTCTTACACTGTCACAAAGGAATTGCCAGAGGACCTTGGCCAACTCGAATGTTTAGAAGAGCTAGATTTAACTTGTACAAATGTTAAACATCTCCCTGGTAGCATTTGTATATTGAAGCATCTCAATACCCTAATTCTTTGGGGATGTAAATATCTTGAGAAGTTACCTGAGGATGTTGGCCAATTAGAATCTTTGGGGATATTAGATCTACGCAGTTGCTCTAATTTAAGAGAAATCCCCAACAGCATTTGTAAGTTGAAATGTCTCAAAGAGTTGAAGCTTTTTTGA
- the LOC110915459 gene encoding disease resistance protein RUN1-like isoform X2 produces the protein MSRCSTYTQRSGSMMSTCYLLRKRFTSLVGMHLGKIFQLKSMKINHAKLYVMLLVSPYQLEFWVPFSVIKKTSEWKEALSRLKKIPSEETLKVLELSYESLEDDYKEIFLDVACFLRHWKKDDAIRMLESCGFHATNGLRVLEQKSLIKIVGTFRGGFINMHDRVIEMGENIVRREHPDEPERHSRLWVQEEIECVLADNSVIIHFLVIMGSEATRCIIQRITPGISLEGMGNMKKLRCLTVNYTKYKFVSDCVKIDEVLQYFPNSLRYLYWMEYPYWCLPKTFKANNLVALEMSFSKIKQLWEGGKIMKKLKFLNLSNSKELRSLDLGLTPNLERLNLEDCKKLVALVVHGGCLKTLVYLNLSYCDSLKSLSFIEQFESLEVLDIGGLNLKEIPDYIITGHSRNTLLELNLSWNMIEEVPLSIGNLHKLVSLNLYNCSNLKSLPGSICSLQHLRTLNLSYTVTKELPEDLGQLECLEELDLTCTNVKHLPGSICILKHLNTLILWGCKYLEKLPEDVGQLESLGILDLRSCSNLREIPNSICKLKCLKELKLF, from the exons ATGAGCAGGTGCTCAACATATACACAGAGAAGTGGATCCATGATGTCAACCTGTTATCTACTGAGGAAGCGATTCACCTCTTTAGTAGGCATGCATTTAGGAAAAATATTCCAACTCAAGAGTATGAAAATCAATCACGCGAAGCTGTACGTTATGCTGCTGGTCTCCCCTTATCAATTAGAGTTTTGGGTTCCCTTCTCCGTGATAAAAAAAACTTCTGAATGGAAAGAGGCACTATCAAGACTTAAAAAAATTCCGTCAGAGGAAACTCTTAAAGTATTGGAACTAAGCTATGAAAGCCTCGAGGATGATTACAAGGAAATATTTCTAGATGTAGCATGCTTCCTTAGACATTGGAAGAAAGACGATGCAATAAGAATGCTTGAAAGCTGTGGATTTCATGCAACAAATGGTCTAAGAGTTCTTGAGCAAAAATCTCTAATCAAAATTGTAGGAACGTTTCGAGGTGGATTCATAAACATGCATGACCGTGTGATAGAAATGGGCGAGAATATCGTACGCCGTGAGCATCCTGATGAGCCCGAGAGACATAGCCGATTATgggttcaagaggaaattgaatgTGTCTTGGCTGATAACTCAGTAATAATCCATTTTCTTGTAATTATG GGTAGTGAAGCAACAAGATGTATAATTCAGAGAATCACTCCTGGTATTTCTTTGGAAGGTATGGGAAACATGAAGAAGCTTAGATGCCTTACTGTGAACTATACGAAGTACAAATTTGTTTCTGACTGTGTGAAGATTGACGAAGTTCTTCAGTACTTTCCAAACTCGTTACGGTACCTATATTGGATGGAATACCCTTATTGGTGTTTACCCAAAACATTTAAAGCAAACAATCTTGTAGCACTTGAAATGTCTTTCAGCAAAATCAAACAACTTTGGGAAGGGGGAAAG ATTATGAAAAAGCTCAAATTCCTTAATCTGAGTAATTCAAAAGAGTTAAGGAGCCTTGACCTTGGGCTGACACCCAATCTTGAGAGGTTAAATCTTGAAGATTGTAAGAAATTGGTAGCACTTGTCGTGCACGGTGGATGTCTAAAAACCCTTGTCTATCTAAACCTAAGTTACTGCGATAGTTTGAAGTCTCTATCTTTTATCGAGCAGTTTGAATCTCTTGAAGTTCTTGATATAGGTGGATTAAATCTCAAGGAAATACCGGATTACATAATCACAGGGCACTCCCGCAATACTTTGCTAGAGCTGAATCTTTCATGGAACATGATAGAAGAAGTACCCTTATCAATTGGAAATCTTCATAAGCTTGTCTCTCTAAATCTCTATAATTGCTCTAATCTCAAGAGTCTTCCAGGAAGCATTTGTAGTTTACAACATTTGAGAACTCTTAACCTTTCTTACACTGTCACAAAGGAATTGCCAGAGGACCTTGGCCAACTCGAATGTTTAGAAGAGCTAGATTTAACTTGTACAAATGTTAAACATCTCCCTGGTAGCATTTGTATATTGAAGCATCTCAATACCCTAATTCTTTGGGGATGTAAATATCTTGAGAAGTTACCTGAGGATGTTGGCCAATTAGAATCTTTGGGGATATTAGATCTACGCAGTTGCTCTAATTTAAGAGAAATCCCCAACAGCATTTGTAAGTTGAAATGTCTCAAAGAGTTGAAGCTTTTTTGA
- the LOC110919957 gene encoding TMV resistance protein N, with amino-acid sequence MASSSSHVHNKNYVYDVFLSFSGEDTRKTFVDHLYAALDQQGICTFKDDEKLQKGKEINEELLQSIQDSRCYIIVFSKRYASSSWCLNELLKIMECHKTNEQTAFPVWIPLMSENKLDLSERHLRYIRIRVNQRLENGERHLKKQPICLVGMSGRLLTGN; translated from the coding sequence ATGGCTTCTTCAAGTTCACACGTTCACAACAAGAACTACGTGTATGATGTGTTTCTTAGCTTCAGTGGTGAAGACACTCGCAAGACCTTCGTTGATCATCTTTATGCTGCTCTTGATCAACAAGGTATTTGCACCTTCAAGGACGATGAGAAACTCCAGAAAGGAAAAGAGATAAATGAGGAGCTCTTACAGTCTATTCAAGACTCCAGATGCTACATAATTGTGTTCTCTAAACGCTATGCGTCTTCATCATGGTGCTTAAACGAGCTTTTGAAGATCATGGAGTGTCACAAGACGAACGAGCAGACGGCTTTCCCCGTGTGGATCCCTCTGATGTCTGAAAACAAACTGGATCTGTCGGAGAGGCACTTGCGGTACATAAGAATAAGAGTGAATCAGAGGTTGGAAAATGGAGAGAGGCACTTAAAGAAGCAGCCAATTTGTCTGGTTGGGATGTCAGGAAGACTGCTAACGGGTAATTAA